The following proteins are co-located in the candidate division KSB1 bacterium genome:
- a CDS encoding molybdenum cofactor guanylyltransferase, giving the protein MPQPLTGIVLAGGKSRRFGRDKALIKLSDKTAVELAVELVRPFVQHMLLSTNEPAMFSFLAIPAVPDLHAYAGPLAGIEATLRASRTEWNLVVACDMPRMSPMVLEFLSRLQPSSDAVLFSLEGIPQFFPGLYHRKILEPLEPLFAQPPSIPRERSLYALLHRINAQIVPAETLPFFNPKFFFNMNTPEDYHSLFGERK; this is encoded by the coding sequence ATGCCGCAGCCTTTGACCGGTATCGTTCTGGCGGGCGGAAAAAGTCGCCGATTCGGACGCGACAAGGCGCTGATAAAGCTGTCCGATAAAACCGCTGTAGAATTGGCCGTTGAACTGGTCCGACCGTTCGTACAACATATGCTTTTGAGCACCAATGAACCGGCTATGTTTTCATTCTTGGCAATTCCGGCGGTCCCGGATCTGCATGCCTATGCGGGCCCGCTGGCCGGAATCGAGGCGACTCTCAGGGCATCGCGTACAGAGTGGAACTTGGTCGTAGCCTGTGACATGCCTCGAATGTCGCCGATGGTTTTGGAATTTCTCAGCCGCCTTCAACCGTCATCGGATGCTGTTCTTTTTTCGCTCGAGGGAATTCCGCAATTTTTCCCGGGTCTTTATCACCGCAAGATCCTCGAACCTCTCGAACCATTGTTCGCGCAACCCCCTTCTATTCCGAGAGAAAGATCGCTCTATGCCTTGCTGCATCGCATCAATGCTCAAATTGTGCCGGCGGAAACGTTGCCCTTCTTTAATCCGAAATTTTTTTTCAACATGAATACGCCGGAAGATTATCACAGCCTCTTTGGAGAACGAAAGTGA